In Candidatus Manganitrophus morganii, the genomic window TCTCTCCTCCATCGCCTCCTGGGCTTCGTTGTCCAACTTCATCTCCTCGGAAGCCAAGAAGCTCGAAAGGGAGATGCTCGATGGAGTAGGCCCTGAGATTTACCGGCCTGACTATCTTGCCTTTCGGGAGACGATCAAGCGGACCACAGAGGGGTTATCGGGAGCGCCGACCTCCATGCAGGAGAAAGCGCTTTATTATGCCTATCTGAGTTTTCAGGTGCACCTATTGGAGAAAAGAAAGGATCCCTTCCGGCTGAATAACTTCGCCCAGGTCGGCGCCGGCAAGACCTACACCACGCCGATCTTCCTGAAGGTGTTCTCCCACCTGATTAATCAGAAGTGGGCGAAACGGCAACGCCCGCCCATCAAACTCCTCACACTCTATTTTACCGAGGCCAACCTCTGCCGGAATGTCATCAACTCCATGGTCGAGATCAGTGTTCCTAAAGACACGCTGCACCAGATCCAGATGAAGAAGTTGCCCACCCTCACAGTCAAAGACGGCGATTGCGTCGTTCTCAGCCGCCATGAGTTCGGGCTCAAGGAGGAGGAAGAGATTATTCGACCTCTGGAGATCCTCATCCGAAGAGGGTTTCAGTTCATGATCGTCGCCGATGAATCGTCGTTCTTGAAGAACTCCGAGAGTGGGATCTCGCATGCGATGGAGCGCCTTTACGCCTATCTGCGGCGAAGAGGAGTTCTCTGGGTGGACTATCGCCTCTCCGCCACCCCCACGAACAATGACACCGGCGATTTTCTCTATCTGTTGGCGACGAATCGGATCAACATCGGCTCCTTTCTTCATGCCGATCCCGACATCGCGCTGAAAATGGAGGCGCATCTGGCCGCAGGACAGGAGCGCTCCGATCCCGAGCACAGGATCACATTGAACCAGCTTCTGAGACTATTGAATCGCGGAAGTTCCCGGACCGGAATTCTCTTGATGATGAACCTCATCGAAAAATCGGCAAAAAACGCACAGGACAAAGACGGAGAGAAAGGAGGAGAGGATACTGAGAAGTACGTTCTGGAACTGGTCTATACCGACTGCGCCGGCGCCATTCTCTCACTCTATTACATGGCGGTTTACCACTCGCATCGTTTCAACATCCCCTCCTGGTTGGGAAAGGATAAAGAGGGTCACAGCGTGGAGCCGACCCTCCTCGACGTCATGAATAAGCTTGGCGTCGGCTTTACCCGAATTCATCAGCCGGCGGGGGAAAAAGTGAAGCATCTCATCGGCCTTGAGCGGCCTCTGGTCCATCCCGGATCGCGGGAGATGAGCTGCCTGATCCCCTGCATCCCTCTGCTCAAAGAGATCGCATCCGCCTTGACCTACGATCGGGCGCTGAACGCGGATGAGGAAGTCCATTTCCAGATCAACGCCAAACAGCTGAAATCGAATCTCCTGGAGGCGGTCACCAATCTCGAGGTGTTGGAGAAGATCAGAGAGTTTCTCAATCTGATGATGTTCGTGAATCTGGTCCGAAAGGTCAGAGGCAGCCAGCGCGCCTGGTGGACGGTCGGAGAGGCCGTAGAAGTGGAATTCCGAAAGCTGCGGTTGGAATTCGTGGCGGCCTATGCGCAGGTTCGCGGTATCCCGTTGATTCAGAAGGAAGAGGTGGTCCATCGGAAGGTTCATCAGGGGTTTCAGATCGTCGAAGAGACGGAGTGCTACCCGTACTTGGCGATTGAGTCTCATAAAAAGAAAGATCTCATTTGCCTTTTGCGAGGTCTTTCTTATGAAGGTCTCTTGTGGCATCGGCTCCTGGACGACTTGGCCCAGTATTTTGCTCCGGTCCGTTTCTTTGAGATGGTCGATCTTCTGGAGGAACTGAAGACTGAAGGAAAGACCCTGCGAGAGAGGGAGAGGCTCGATGAGGAGATCGAGAAAAAGCGATCCCTGATCACGGAGATGCTGATCGACGCCTTGGGGCTCTCTTACGAGATCCAGGAGTATGCAAAGGTGCTGACCCTTTTAGAGGGCGATGTCACAGAGCTTCCGGCGGAAGAAGACGACCTGCTCCATTTTCGGCCGTCGATCCTCTCGAAATACCCGATCTTTTTAAAAGAGGTCCTCGATCTGCTCAAGAGTGTGCTGGAGGATCTGCAGGGGTCCGAGCGGTTTGCTCTTGCGGATGTGATTTCGGATATCGGCAGCGAGAACGTCGATTTGGCGCAGACCCTGGCCGAATACGGGATCATCTTCAAGGCCTCCGAGTCGGTCAATTTTCCGCTGGTCTTGCGGTTTGCAGACCGGATTCTACAGAAGCTGGGGTCGATCTTTGCCAAAAAAGAGATACAGCTGACCCTCCGGGAGGAGGATGTCGGTGGCATCCGGCGGACCGTCGCGAGGAGCGCAAGCTTTGAGAATTTCGCAAGGAAGCTCTCGGAGATGGCGAAGGTTCATGAATCTCCGGTGTTGATCTCCTGCCGCTATCGCTTCTCCCAGAAAAGTGTCGCGGCCACGACCGGGGCCCTGTATGCGGTGACCGGGGAGACGGATAAGGCGGAGCGGTATCGCATCCTGGAATCGTTCGATCATATGGATGAGAAGATGGGGCGGGTCTTGGTAGCGACCACCCGGTCGATCATGAAGGGATTTAACCTCTTCTATGCCCAGTACGGCTGTATGTCGGAAGGACTGGACAACGCCGAAGTGCGGATGCAGATGGCAGGGCGGCTTCGTCCCCTTTTCCCGCAGCATCTCAAGGAGATTCAAAGGATGTTGGAAGTATTGAGAAAAGAGAAGCCGGAGGCGCCGGTAATCCTGCATTTGGATCGGTTGTCGAAGAATGTGAAAGTCTTCGATGTGATCTCTCCGCAGATCATATCGGGTTTTCCGGATATTCAGAATACGAAGGCGTTTCTGCTCCATACCTTTCTTTTCTCCCAGACCCATCAGCGATCTTTTCCGGCCATCTTCTCCGATGAGGAGGTCTTCCACTATGTCGACACCGAGCCGGCATTTAGCGCCAAAACGGTGGAGGCCTTCTGCCGGAAGACCATCGAGGAGGCGATCGAGGGATACCTGTTGAAACTGCGTGGGAGGAAGGAGATTGTGGTTTCGGAGCTGATCGAGATGATGGAAGAGGAGATTGAAGCCGTGGCCTGCGAGAATATCAAGGCATCGAGCTATCTTCCCCTACTTCAGGCGGCGTCATAAGAGATTTTTGTTCTCGAAAAGGGGTCCCCCGGTTGGGGGGCCTCTTTTTTTTTGCCTTTTTTCCCGGGCATGTTTGCCGAAATCATCTAAGGGAGGAATATATTGGAACCCGATGAGATGGAGAGTGATCCGTTCGATATGGTGCAGGAGATCCTGAACAGCGACCACTATACTTCCGGAGAGAAGGAATGCGTGAAGTTTCCTCCCCCTCCAGTTAATATGATCCGGACCGGCACCAGTATTCCGCCACCTAGATCTTAAAAAGCCTGGCCCGGTTTAAGACTTCTTTAACCCAAGTGGAATGGGTCTTGGGGTCGTGTCGGTCGATCTTTACTGTCGCTGATCAAAACTTTATCTTCGGGGAGGCCGATCCGAGAGAGGGGTGGAGGTGATATCCCATGCCCGTCTGAGACCGGACAGTGATGGCGGATGAAACACTTTTAAAATTACGGCTCTTGAAAGAGGGGGTCCTAGACTGGTGCATACCTGCGGCCTATCGGAAACTTTTCGTCGAGCAGGCCGAGAAATTAACCGACATCACAAAGCTACAGGTCTCCAAATGGCGGCGGCGCGGAGAGTCCGAATCGTCTTCTGACGATGGCCCCAGGAGATGAGGAGAAGGAGCTTCCTGCTGGTCACCGTTTGGTCACTGTTTATTTTTACGTTCAGGTGTGATCTTCTAAGTTGTTGATTTTTGGTGGAGCTGCGGGGGATCGAACCCCGGACCTCCTGATTGCGAACCAGGCGCTCTCCCAGCTGAGCTACAGCCCCGTAAAGGCAGGACAAAAGATAAAACATTTCATGGCGATTGTCAATTGGATCTTCGAGCGGCGGTTTTTTTCACCTCCGTGGCCATGAACCACATCCCGAGATACTTGTTGATGAAGTGCTGACGCGGCAGGAAGGAGAGAAACGGGCGCTTCCGAAATCCGAGTTGAGAGATCTGAGACCAAAGGCCGGAGTGCTCCGGATTCAATTTCAGCCCCTTTCGGAAAACCGTAAGCGCCTTCTTCTTGTCTCCCGTTTTTAAATAAATCATGCCGAGATTCTGATAAAAGCCGGGCTCATACTGATCCATTGAAATGGCACGCTGACAATAGGTCAATCCGCTCATGATGTTGTTGCGCGCCATCGCGTAGCAGAGGCCGAGCGCGGAAAATAAAACAGGCGGAACATTTTCTTCCGGCAGGTCTGAAAAGCGCTTTTGGCTCTCAAGCAAGGTATTCAGGGCTGAATCCCAATTTTTTTCACGCATGTAGGCGAGACCTAGTTCGAGGTATTCCTCTCCAGTCATCTCCATTCTCCCATGGTTTTTACTTCCGGTGGACTACAAAACATAAAAACGAAACCAGTCCCTTCTTCGTCTCCGGCGAGTCCGAGGAATCCGGCCTTGCGGAGAATCAGTTCTGCTCATCGATCAAGACGGCGGTTCCAACGGCGGAAAGGAGGAGAGAGCGTGGATCGATTCGATGGAAGTTGAAAGAGGTTCCCACCACGGCATTGGCGCCGAACAGGGCCGCTTCGCCTCGGAGATCGCGAAGCGCAAGCAAGATTCCTGTTTTTAGGTGGCTTCGATAAGTGGTGTTGGTTGAGTAAACCGCTTTTTCAGGGATCGAGTGAATCTGGTCCTCCAGCTCGATAATGATATTGGCATTGATCAGTCCAAAGTAGTTTTTGACTTTTCTTCCCTCTACCTTTTGAGTTGTGGTGATCAAAATTTTGTGAGCCCCTTCTTCATGACGTGCCCGGCGTTCCGGCTCGACGACGCGGATCGGCCCCTTACGATTCGTTTTGAGCCCTTCTTTCTCCGTCTGCTCCGGAGGAGAGAGCGCTGGACTTTCTTCTCTCTCTTCGCTCTCTTCCCGCTCTTTCTTTTCCCTTCTCTTTGACGTCGTTGCAGCGGCGGGAGAGGGAGGGTTGCTCGCCGGCGCCTCCTTCACGCCGGGGAGCGTCATTTGACACTGGATACATCGGCCGGCCTCACGCTGTTCGCAGCCGCAATTGGGGCAAATCATCGGGCGCTCCTTGCGGAAGCGCGATCTCGAATATGAACTTTTCTCCCGTCTACCGTCAATTTCCCCTCGGCATAAAGCTGGAGAACCTGCGGCAGAAGCCGGTGCTCTTCCGCCAAAATCCGCTCCGACAGCTGCTCTACGGTGTCTCCCTCGAAGACAGGAACCGAAGCCTGCGCGATGATGGGGCCGTGATCCATCTCTTCATCGACAAAGTGGATCGTGCATCCGCTCACACGAACCCCGTACGACAGCGCCTGTCGCTGGGCATGCATTCCGGGAAAAGCGGGGAGGAGACTCGGGTGAGTGTTAATGATCCGATCATGGTATGGCTGAATCAGCGTCGGCGTGACAAGGCGCATGTAGCCGGCCAGCACCACTAATTCGACGCCAAACTCTTTTAGTTGCTGTAAAACCGCGGCGTCGTATTCTTCTCGACGACTGTAGTGCGTCGGATCGAGAAAGAGCGCGGGGACCTGATACCGCGCCGCTCGCTCCAGCGCCGCGGCGTCCTTCTTATTGCTGATCACCACCGCTACGCGTGCGGAAAGCTTCCCCTGCTTGATCGCATCAAGAATCGCCTCAAGGTTGCTCCCTCGGCCGGAGACGAGGATGCCCAGTCGAAGGGCTCCTTCAGCAGGGTTCAGGACAGGTTCCTCTTCGCTACACATAAACCACCGTTCCATCTCCCTTGACGATCTCGCCGATCACGTACGCTTCCTGTCGGAGCCGTTTTAGAAGGGAGCGCGTTTGGGAGAGCGCCTTTGGCGAGATCACCAAGATCATTCCGATCCCCATGTTAAAGTCGGTGTACATCTCTTCGGTGTCGACCTCTCCCATTTCTTGAAGGGTCCTGAATATGAAAGGGACCTCCCACCGGTCGCGCCGCACCTGGGCCGCACAACCGGGCGGAAGAACACGCGGAAGATTTTCAGTGATCCCTCCGCCGGTAATGTGGGCCGCTCCTTTGATTTGGACTTTCTCCTGAAGTTTCGAGAGGGTTTTTGCGTAGATGACGGTCGGGGTCAACAGAATTTCTCCGACCGATTTCGACTCTCCGGGAAAGTGGTCCTTTACCGTAAGCCCCATCTTCTCGAAAACAATTTTCCGGACCAGGGAGAAGCCGTTGCTGTGCAGGCCCGAAGAGGCCAGGCCGATCAAGAGATCTCCCGGCCTGATTTTCTTTCCGTCGATGATCTTCTTTTTGTCCACCGCCCCCACGGCGAAGCCGGCCAGATCGTATTCTCCCGCGGGGTAAAAGGAGGGCATCTCCGCCGTCTCGCCGCCGATCAGGGCACAACCGGCCTGCCGGCATCCGTCCACAATCCCTTTCATCACCTCCACCGCCTTCTCCGGAAAAAGCTTTCCCGTGGCGAAGTAGTCCAAGAAAAAGAGCGGTTCGGCGCCGGTCACGATGACGTCGTTGACGCACATCGCGACGAGGTCAATTCCGACCGTATCGTGGCGGTCGGTCATAAAGGCGATCTTCAGCTTTGTCCCAACCCCATCCGTGCCGGAGACCAGGACCGGCTCCTTAAACTTTTTCGCTCCGAGGGCGAATAGGCCGGAAAAGCCTCCCAAGTCGGTGAGAACTTCGGGTCGATGTGTTGATCGGACCATGGAGGTGATTTTTTGGACGAAAAGATCGCCGGCGTCAATATCAACACCGGCATTTTTGTAGGTCAGTCGCGCCATCATTTACTCGTGAAGGGTGGGCTTTCGATTTTTTTTAGAAAAAAGGTAACCTCATAAAAGTGATCTGTATCATACCGCAAGATCAGGAAAAGGTCAATTTAGGGGCCCTTTTCCCGGCGGAAATCGAGTGGAACGAAATGGCTTTAAACAAACAGATGAGCGGCTCGTCCCCCGCGATAACGAAAGACTCCATAAGATACATCATTCTTGACAAAGATTTTTTGCGGGCTACGGATCAAACAGGAGGGGTTTTGTCGGCGGCGAGTAGAAACCGCAGTGATGGCCCAATCCTTGTATCCTCGCTATCGTTTCTTCCGGTTTGTTTATCAGAAGTCGGTTTTTCCATTCGCCGTTTCAATTTCTCTTAAGCATTTCGTTTCTCCTATTGATCACCTCCCTCTAACGTCCGTCCTAATCGAGAGATCAAAAACGATTGTCTTTCCCAAAAAAATCGGTTATTCTGACGGAGTTTATCCATGTTTTAATCGATTATTCTGTTTGATGAGAAATAATCTAGTGAAGGGCTATAGAACGCCATTTCGGTTTCACAGAAATTTTTCTCCAAAGTGCTGGAGAAGGGTAAGAACATTGGCAGTGGGGTCAGTGCGATCTCCGGAAGATCGAGAAGTGCGATAAAGTACTCCCTAGAAGCATAGAACAAAGGGGCATTGATGGCGGCAGAAGGATGGAAGACGAGAAGGAGATGTAAATTCCGATCGAGCGGTGCATTCTTCCCAAATCCTCCGGCGCGGGGTTCTTCGAAAGCGTCGGATCGATCGATTCAACCCTTCATCGCGGCCGCATCATCCCTGGATAAGCGTTCATAGAGGGTTAGGGAGTATGATGGAAAAAGAGGCATTCACCGGATCATCGCTGCCCGGCCAAAATAAAAGGAAGGTGGGTCGACGTTCCGTAGAGAGCGGGAACGTTCTCCGGAAAGTCTCTCCTCTCTTTGAGATTCTGGTCTCCGAACTCCATCACGCTCTCGGCCAATTGAAGCAGAAGCTCGATGCGGAAGAATCCGGGATTCGCTCCGAGAGCGATGAAGAACACCGGATGCTGCTTGAGGCGGAGAGCCTACACCACGCAGAGGGACTTTTAACAGAGGCCCTGGATCGTTTTATCTTGAGAATGGATAAGATGGTGAGGCATTTTACCCCTCAGGAGCATCGTATCCATCGCGATTATTTTCAGAAACATCTTCATCCCTTTCTTCTCCTCTCTCCTTTCGTGAAGCGGGCTTATTCGAAGCCGTTGGGATATCCCGGGGATTATGAAATGATGCGGATGTTGTATGAAGACCACGACCAAGGAGAAACCTTCTTCGCCCGTCTCATCAATCGATATTGTTCCCAACTCTCCCCGGCCAGATCGGTGATGGGCCGGGTTCCCTATATGCTGGGGAAGATAAACCGGGTCCTCGGCCGGGCCTCGGGGAATCGGGAAACCGTCTCGATCATGAGCATCGGTTCCGGACCGGCCAAAGAGATCCAGGAACTGATTCGGAGCAACCCCAAGAGTGATCGGTGCCACCTGACCATGATCGACACCGAGTGGGAGGCGCTGCAATATTCCCGCGCGAAGATCGACGTGTTAAAGGGGGTGACGCGGAGCCGCATCCAGATCAATTATGTCAACAAATCGATTCATCAGTTGGTCCACCATCCCCACACCTTTGATCTCTTCGCCGGGCAGGATTTGATTTATGTCACGGGCCTCTTCGACTATCTCCCCTTTCATATCGCAAAGCATTTGATTCAACGCTTGTACCGGCTTCTCTCCGAGGAGGGTGAGCTTATTATCGGAAATCTGGACGTCTCGAATGATGCCCGGTATTTTATGGAATATGGCGCGGAATGGTATGTCCTTTATCGAACCCCTCAGGAGCTTGTTCAAATGGTGGAAGGGATTTCTCCCGCCCAGGCTTTTGTCGAGACCGACGAAGAGGGGACACAGCTTTATTTGACCGTTCGAAAGGGGAAGAGGCCGAAGGAAAGCCTGAGCTACCCTCCTAAGGTCGCAACGGTTTTCTATGGAAAACAGTAACGACACGGAGCTTCTTTCCGCTTTTCAAGATTATGCACGCGAGATCAACACGTTCCGGCTCCGAATCGGCTGTATTTTGGGATTTACCCTGGTTCCTCTCTTCAGCTTGCTCGATTATTACGCCGTTCCTCACCACTTCAAAACATTTCTCCTGATTCGCCTCGTCTCCTCCGCAATGACCCTTCTTCTTTTTCTTTTCACCTTTACCTCTTTCGGAAAGAGCCATATTACTTGGGTAGGCGCCCTGACCGCCATTCTCATCGGCGGCACCATTGCGCTGATGACCCGTTACTTGGGCGGATACGAGTCCCCCTACTATGCCGGTCTCAATTTGGTGATGCTCGCGATTTCGATGCTTTTTGCCTGGGATGTGCGCATTACGGCAGCGATCTGTTTGATGATGTATACCCTTTATATCGTGCCGATTCTACTTTACGATCAGATCGAACGGACAGAGTTATTCATCAATAACAATGCCTTTCTCATCTCCACTATGTTTATTGGACTGACCAGTGCTTATTTTATTTCCAGATTGCGCTACCAAGAATTTGAATCCCGTTATAAAATGGAAGAATCGCGGAAAGCGTTGGAAGTCTCCAATCAGAAACTAAGGGAGCTCAGCTACCTGAAAGGTCAATTTTTTGCGGATATCAGCCACGAGCTTCGAACCCCCTTGGCGGTGATCCGGGGAGAGGCGGAGGTGACGCTTCGAGGAAAGGAAAAACCGGTGGCGGAGTACAAGCGGGTCCTCCACTACGTTATTCTCCTGGCCGATCAGCTCAATAAGCTGGTCAGCGATCTCTTGTTTTTGGCCCGTTCCGAATCGGGGGTGTTGCATATGGAGAAGCGGGAAGTTTCTCTGCAGGAGATTATTCGGGAGGCATCCCGCGAAGGAGAGATCCTGGCGATGCGGAAGGGGATTACGCTCAAACTGAAAGAGTCCGCGGAGGACGAACTTTTCTTGCAGGGGGATCCGCAGCGCCTCAAACAGCTTTTTTTGATCGTCATTGATAACGCAATCAACTACTCGAAGATGGGGGGAGATGTGGGGCTCTCCCTGGAGAGGGAGGAGGGCCGTGGAAAAATCACCATCGCCGATCACGGCGTCGGTATTCCAAAAGAGGCGATCCCCCACGTTTTTGAACGGTTCTATCGGGTTGAAAAAACCAAATCGATGGCAAACGGGACGGGACTCGGATTGCCGATCGCAAAGTGGATCGCCGAGGCCCATGAAGGGAAAATCACGATCGACAGCGAAATGGGGGCCGGCACAAGGGTGACGGTGCATCTTCCCCTCTCCGAGAAGGTGAAGGTCTAGAATGGAAATTCTCCTCGTGGAAGACGATGAGCGGATCGTCAGTTTTGTGAAAAGGGGATTGGAGGCGGAGCATTACAGTGTCGACGTGGCCCATGACGGCCAGGAAGCGATCGACATGGCGCGGGCGATTCGCTACCGGTTGATTATCCTCGATCTGGTCCTTCCGTTGAAGAGCGGCTCTGAAGTCTGCCTGAGGCTGAGGGAGGAGCGGATCGAAACCCCCATCCTCATGCTGACGGCGAAAGATACCCTCGAAGAGAAGATCGAAGGGCTTCGGATCGGGGCGGATGATTATTTGACGAAACCGTTCGCCTTCGAGGAACTCCTCGCCCGGATGAAAGCGCTCCTGCGCCGCGGTCCTTATCGCGAGGAGAGCCAAGACTTGAAGGTGGCCGACTTGATCCTCAGCCGGGAGACCCATGAAGTCCGCCGGGCCGGAGACCTCATCACCCTCACCGCGAAGGAGTTTGCCCTCCTGGAATATCTCATGGCTCACCCCAATAAGGTCATGAGCCGGACATCGATCCTTGAAAAGGTCTGGGGATATCATTACGATACGCTGACCAATGTGGTCGACGTTTATATCCGTTATTTAAGGAAAAAAGTAGACGAAGGGTATCCCAAAAAGTTGATTCAGACCGTCCGGGACATCGGGTATAAAATCTGCGGTTGATCGCTTCCTTGTCGCCGATTCCTCCATTGTGCTCCTCTTTTTCTTTTCTCTTTTAATTTCTTTCTAATCTTTTCCTCATCTGTTTTTCACCTTATCTCGTTAAGCTAGATTTACTAGATGAAAGTAGACGGATGCTCAACGTGAAAAAACCGAGGGGGAAAAAAATGTCTTCACTCACGCTGAACGATATGGCCCAAAAGGCTATCTTCAATCCACCTAGGGAAAATAAAAGAGTCGTTTTCAATGAAGAGATCCTTCTCTGGAAAGGAACATCGCTCCAGACGAAGAAGCCTCCCCGGTCCGCGATCATCGGAAGAGCCAAGAATATCAGCAACGGGGGGGTCTGCCTCGTTACAAAAACAAAGCTGGAGATCAATCAGTTCCTGAGAATGGCCTTTAAGCTGAAATCGGTTCCGATCAATATTCCGACCCTCGTCGAAGTGAGATGGGTGGAGAAGGTATCCGATTCCTACTTCAGGGTCGGGGCCCGGTTTATTTATTAGGGATCTCATCGTCCTCTGTGATCGTTCTCTCTCCTCGGTTTGCGCCGGAATGGAGGATCTTCAGGGTGGAAACGTTATTTCCTCCCCCGCTTTTTTTCATGCTCTTTGTCCGTCACCAGATCCTCCGGACAGGACCGGTTCTCCATGGGTGATCAGGCCAAAACAAGGGAAGAGCTTCTCAAAGAGCTGACGACGCTGCGCGCCCGCCTTAACAAAATGGTGATCGCAAAGCGTCTTGCGGTGAAGAAAAGGGTGCGGGCGAAAAGAAAAGGAACCCTCCCGTACCGAAGAGAGCGCAATCCGACCCGGGCGCAGAATCAATTACTCTCCTATATCGCCCACGAGCTGAAGACCCCTTTAAACAGCCTCCTCGGATTTATCCAATTGCTGCGGAATGGAACGTACGGGATGCTCACGCCGGAGCAATCTCAGGCGATCATGCGGATGAATGTCGACCTTTTGGAGTTTGTTCACCTGGTCAACAATATCTTGGATTTTTCGAAAATCGATTCGGGCAAGATGCCGGTTCAGGTGGTGGAGACGAACCCCCGTGAGCTGCTCGAGCGGGTCTCGATGCTCTTTGAGCCTTTTCTCCGTGAGAAAGGACTTCAGCTGGAGCAGAGAATCGATCCCGACTGTCCGGACATCGTCATGACCGATCCCTTGAAGATCAAGAGCGCCCTCATCAACCTCCTGAGCAACGCGATTAAATTCACGCCGAAGGGAACGATTCAAATCGGTCTCTGCTCTCTTCCGGGGCAGAGGGGGATTCGGCTCTCCGTCTCGGATATCGGCATCGGGATCGCACCGCAGGAACTCCCCCATCTTTTTGAAGGAAATCAGCGGGAGGTCGTGAGAGAATCACCCTCTCTTTATGGCAGCGGGACCGGCTTGGGGTTGGCCATTGTCAAAAAAATGGTCTCCGCGCTTGGAGGGACCATTCGCGTTGAAAGCGCATTGGGGGTCGGGACGACGTTTACCCTCGATATCCCGGAGAGTTCTTGTTCCTGAAGGGGATCTCTCCGGCACCCGCGGGAACAAAGTCAGGCCGTATATCCATTGCGATGAAATAGGGAGCGTGTATGCGTATCTTAATCATTGAAGACGATGAGCGAATATTGGGGTTCTTGAAGCGGGGCCTGGAAGGGGAGGGGCATGCCGTCGACCTTGCCCTCAACGGAGAGGACGGCCTCGGTTTTGTGAAGATGCGTTCTTACGACGTTATTCTTCTCGATGTCTATCTCCCCGAAATGAATGGAATAGAGGTGTGCAAAGAATTAAGGCGTCAGCGGAGGATGACCCCGGTCTTGATGATGACGGCGAAGGATTCGCCGGAAGTTCAGCAAGAGGCCGTTCGGGCCGGGGTGAATGATTACCTTCCGAAACCGTTTTCGTTTGAGCTGCTCCTGGCGAAAATAGACGCATTGGGTCTCTGTACGATCCCGCCTGAAAACTTATCCTAAAAAATACGCCTCGGTCTCGGTCCGATAGGTCTTAAACGGATCTTCCATCGAGAAAGGTTTTTTCCCCTCGATATAAAAACTCGACCAGTTGATCACATAGGGGGTTTGCCGTT contains:
- a CDS encoding tetratricopeptide repeat protein, with the protein product MTGEEYLELGLAYMREKNWDSALNTLLESQKRFSDLPEENVPPVLFSALGLCYAMARNNIMSGLTYCQRAISMDQYEPGFYQNLGMIYLKTGDKKKALTVFRKGLKLNPEHSGLWSQISQLGFRKRPFLSFLPRQHFINKYLGMWFMATEVKKTAARRSN
- a CDS encoding heavy metal-binding domain-containing protein, with protein sequence MICPNCGCEQREAGRCIQCQMTLPGVKEAPASNPPSPAAATTSKRREKKEREESEEREESPALSPPEQTEKEGLKTNRKGPIRVVEPERRARHEEGAHKILITTTQKVEGRKVKNYFGLINANIIIELEDQIHSIPEKAVYSTNTTYRSHLKTGILLALRDLRGEAALFGANAVVGTSFNFHRIDPRSLLLSAVGTAVLIDEQN
- the purN gene encoding phosphoribosylglycinamide formyltransferase; this translates as MCSEEEPVLNPAEGALRLGILVSGRGSNLEAILDAIKQGKLSARVAVVISNKKDAAALERAARYQVPALFLDPTHYSRREEYDAAVLQQLKEFGVELVVLAGYMRLVTPTLIQPYHDRIINTHPSLLPAFPGMHAQRQALSYGVRVSGCTIHFVDEEMDHGPIIAQASVPVFEGDTVEQLSERILAEEHRLLPQVLQLYAEGKLTVDGRKVHIRDRASARSAR
- the purM gene encoding phosphoribosylformylglycinamidine cyclo-ligase, encoding MARLTYKNAGVDIDAGDLFVQKITSMVRSTHRPEVLTDLGGFSGLFALGAKKFKEPVLVSGTDGVGTKLKIAFMTDRHDTVGIDLVAMCVNDVIVTGAEPLFFLDYFATGKLFPEKAVEVMKGIVDGCRQAGCALIGGETAEMPSFYPAGEYDLAGFAVGAVDKKKIIDGKKIRPGDLLIGLASSGLHSNGFSLVRKIVFEKMGLTVKDHFPGESKSVGEILLTPTVIYAKTLSKLQEKVQIKGAAHITGGGITENLPRVLPPGCAAQVRRDRWEVPFIFRTLQEMGEVDTEEMYTDFNMGIGMILVISPKALSQTRSLLKRLRQEAYVIGEIVKGDGTVVYV
- a CDS encoding class I SAM-dependent methyltransferase, producing the protein MGRRSVESGNVLRKVSPLFEILVSELHHALGQLKQKLDAEESGIRSESDEEHRMLLEAESLHHAEGLLTEALDRFILRMDKMVRHFTPQEHRIHRDYFQKHLHPFLLLSPFVKRAYSKPLGYPGDYEMMRMLYEDHDQGETFFARLINRYCSQLSPARSVMGRVPYMLGKINRVLGRASGNRETVSIMSIGSGPAKEIQELIRSNPKSDRCHLTMIDTEWEALQYSRAKIDVLKGVTRSRIQINYVNKSIHQLVHHPHTFDLFAGQDLIYVTGLFDYLPFHIAKHLIQRLYRLLSEEGELIIGNLDVSNDARYFMEYGAEWYVLYRTPQELVQMVEGISPAQAFVETDEEGTQLYLTVRKGKRPKESLSYPPKVATVFYGKQ
- a CDS encoding ATP-binding protein, encoding MENSNDTELLSAFQDYAREINTFRLRIGCILGFTLVPLFSLLDYYAVPHHFKTFLLIRLVSSAMTLLLFLFTFTSFGKSHITWVGALTAILIGGTIALMTRYLGGYESPYYAGLNLVMLAISMLFAWDVRITAAICLMMYTLYIVPILLYDQIERTELFINNNAFLISTMFIGLTSAYFISRLRYQEFESRYKMEESRKALEVSNQKLRELSYLKGQFFADISHELRTPLAVIRGEAEVTLRGKEKPVAEYKRVLHYVILLADQLNKLVSDLLFLARSESGVLHMEKREVSLQEIIREASREGEILAMRKGITLKLKESAEDELFLQGDPQRLKQLFLIVIDNAINYSKMGGDVGLSLEREEGRGKITIADHGVGIPKEAIPHVFERFYRVEKTKSMANGTGLGLPIAKWIAEAHEGKITIDSEMGAGTRVTVHLPLSEKVKV
- a CDS encoding response regulator transcription factor, whose product is MEILLVEDDERIVSFVKRGLEAEHYSVDVAHDGQEAIDMARAIRYRLIILDLVLPLKSGSEVCLRLREERIETPILMLTAKDTLEEKIEGLRIGADDYLTKPFAFEELLARMKALLRRGPYREESQDLKVADLILSRETHEVRRAGDLITLTAKEFALLEYLMAHPNKVMSRTSILEKVWGYHYDTLTNVVDVYIRYLRKKVDEGYPKKLIQTVRDIGYKICG
- a CDS encoding PilZ domain-containing protein, whose product is MSSLTLNDMAQKAIFNPPRENKRVVFNEEILLWKGTSLQTKKPPRSAIIGRAKNISNGGVCLVTKTKLEINQFLRMAFKLKSVPINIPTLVEVRWVEKVSDSYFRVGARFIY
- a CDS encoding HAMP domain-containing histidine kinase translates to MGDQAKTREELLKELTTLRARLNKMVIAKRLAVKKRVRAKRKGTLPYRRERNPTRAQNQLLSYIAHELKTPLNSLLGFIQLLRNGTYGMLTPEQSQAIMRMNVDLLEFVHLVNNILDFSKIDSGKMPVQVVETNPRELLERVSMLFEPFLREKGLQLEQRIDPDCPDIVMTDPLKIKSALINLLSNAIKFTPKGTIQIGLCSLPGQRGIRLSVSDIGIGIAPQELPHLFEGNQREVVRESPSLYGSGTGLGLAIVKKMVSALGGTIRVESALGVGTTFTLDIPESSCS